One genomic segment of Ancylobacter sp. IITR112 includes these proteins:
- a CDS encoding leucyl aminopeptidase, producing MPDHVKISFAKLPARLEGHVVVLAAEPVEGDAPAFAPSVEALLAPASAQLANAMQAERFTGKSGKGIDLLAPAGLDASRLLVMGVGKPADLKAFDWLKLGGAIMGRLPAAAKDVSVILALPGGEVPGEAAAELALGLRLRAYAFDRYKTKKKPDEATAKPKVTLYIADDSAAKRAWKKREGIGEGVVIARDLVNEPANVLTPTEFAKRAGDLAKVGVDVEVLGEKDLKKLGMGALLGVGQGSGEESRVVVMRWNGGKADEAPVAFVGKGVVFDTGGISIKQAAGMEDMKGDMAGAACVVGLMHALASRKAKANVVGLIGLVENMPDGKAQRPGDIVTSMSGQTIEIINTDAEGRLVLGDVLWYAKERFKPQFMVDLATLTGAIIVALGTEHAGLFSNNDTLAERLTDSGLTTGEKVWRLPLSAEYDKLIDSKFADMKNTGGRFGGSITAAQFIQRFVGDVPWAHLDIAGTAMSSPATDFNRSWGSGWGVRLLDDLVARHYES from the coding sequence ATGCCCGACCATGTGAAGATCAGTTTTGCCAAGCTCCCGGCCCGCCTGGAGGGACACGTCGTCGTTCTCGCCGCCGAGCCAGTGGAAGGGGACGCCCCAGCCTTTGCGCCGTCGGTCGAAGCGCTGCTTGCTCCCGCTTCCGCCCAGCTGGCGAACGCGATGCAGGCCGAGCGCTTCACCGGTAAATCCGGCAAGGGGATCGATCTTCTGGCGCCGGCGGGTCTCGACGCTTCGCGCCTTCTCGTCATGGGCGTTGGCAAGCCCGCCGACCTCAAGGCGTTCGACTGGCTGAAGCTGGGCGGGGCCATCATGGGCCGCCTGCCGGCTGCGGCAAAGGATGTGAGCGTCATCCTGGCGCTGCCGGGTGGCGAGGTGCCGGGCGAGGCCGCGGCCGAACTGGCGCTTGGCCTGCGCCTGCGCGCCTATGCCTTCGACCGCTACAAGACGAAGAAGAAGCCCGATGAGGCGACCGCGAAGCCGAAGGTGACGCTTTATATAGCGGACGATTCCGCCGCGAAGCGCGCCTGGAAGAAGCGCGAGGGCATCGGCGAGGGTGTGGTGATCGCCCGCGATCTCGTGAACGAGCCTGCCAATGTGCTCACCCCGACCGAATTCGCCAAGCGGGCGGGCGACCTCGCCAAGGTGGGCGTGGATGTCGAGGTGCTGGGCGAGAAGGACCTGAAGAAGCTCGGCATGGGCGCGCTGCTCGGCGTCGGCCAGGGGTCGGGCGAGGAGAGCCGCGTCGTGGTGATGCGGTGGAACGGCGGCAAGGCGGATGAGGCGCCGGTGGCCTTCGTCGGCAAGGGCGTGGTCTTCGACACCGGCGGCATTTCCATCAAGCAGGCCGCCGGCATGGAGGACATGAAGGGCGACATGGCCGGTGCCGCCTGCGTCGTCGGGCTGATGCATGCGCTGGCCAGCCGCAAGGCCAAGGCCAATGTGGTCGGTCTCATCGGCCTCGTCGAGAACATGCCGGATGGCAAGGCGCAGCGGCCGGGCGACATCGTCACCTCCATGTCCGGCCAGACCATCGAGATCATCAACACCGATGCCGAAGGCCGGCTCGTGCTCGGCGACGTGCTCTGGTACGCCAAGGAGCGGTTCAAGCCGCAATTCATGGTGGACCTCGCCACGCTCACCGGCGCCATCATCGTCGCGCTCGGCACCGAGCATGCGGGCCTGTTCTCCAACAACGACACTCTGGCCGAACGCCTCACGGATTCGGGGCTGACGACGGGCGAGAAGGTGTGGCGCCTGCCGCTTTCCGCCGAGTACGACAAGCTGATCGATTCGAAGTTCGCCGATATGAAGAACACGGGCGGGCGCTTCGGCGGCTCGATCACCGCCGCGCAGTTCATCCAGCGTTTTGTCGGCGACGTGCCCTGGGCGCATCTCGACATCGCCGGCACGGCCATGTCCTCGCCGGCGACCGACTTCAACCGCAGCTGGGGCTCGGGTTGGGGCGTGCGCCTGCTCGACGATCTGGTGGCCCGTCACTACGAATCGTGA
- the lptF gene encoding LPS export ABC transporter permease LptF, whose product MNRLDRYVFRSAVTAFLGTLLVLTAMIWVTQALRELDIMTTQGQTILAFILITALALPALILGLAPAALFMAVAQTLFRMNSDSEIVVASAAGISTWRFLRPLVILALLVAAGCAALSMELVPAAMRQFRYEITRVRADVVAFIAQPGRFTTLAQGMVFHVRERNANGVLGGIFINDARDPKQVNTYLAERGQVIDSAEGTFLVLEDGAIHRRTPGKADSNVVEFQRYAFDLSPFTNSGEPTVYRAPERPFADLWNPDPNDIVIRLEGKGRFTEELHRRLSLPLYVLAFFAIACAALAEPRTTREGRGLALAGTAPFIIFLQVASFGLVNQVRAEPALIPVVYLVPTLFILGAMVSLSGRFKPRMPEAMRIRIDRLAQRVVRATVN is encoded by the coding sequence ATGAACCGCCTGGATCGCTATGTGTTCCGATCGGCCGTGACCGCGTTTCTCGGGACGCTGCTCGTGCTGACCGCCATGATCTGGGTGACGCAGGCCCTGCGTGAACTCGACATCATGACGACGCAGGGCCAGACGATCCTCGCCTTCATCCTCATCACGGCCCTCGCTCTCCCCGCTCTTATTCTCGGCCTCGCGCCGGCGGCTCTGTTCATGGCGGTGGCGCAGACGCTCTTCCGCATGAACAGCGATTCCGAGATCGTGGTGGCGAGCGCGGCCGGCATCTCGACCTGGCGTTTCCTGCGTCCGCTGGTGATTCTGGCGCTGCTGGTGGCGGCGGGCTGCGCCGCGCTGTCGATGGAGTTGGTCCCGGCGGCGATGCGCCAGTTTCGCTACGAAATCACCCGCGTGCGCGCCGATGTCGTCGCGTTCATCGCCCAGCCCGGCCGTTTCACCACTTTGGCGCAGGGCATGGTGTTTCATGTGCGCGAGCGTAACGCCAACGGCGTGCTCGGCGGCATTTTCATCAATGATGCGCGCGATCCCAAACAAGTGAACACCTATCTCGCCGAGCGCGGCCAGGTGATCGATTCCGCCGAAGGCACTTTCCTCGTGCTCGAAGACGGCGCCATTCATCGGCGCACACCGGGCAAGGCCGACAGCAATGTCGTCGAGTTCCAGCGCTACGCCTTCGATCTCTCCCCCTTCACCAATAGCGGCGAGCCCACCGTCTACCGCGCGCCTGAGCGGCCCTTCGCCGACCTCTGGAACCCGGACCCGAACGACATTGTGATCCGGCTGGAGGGCAAGGGCCGCTTCACCGAAGAGCTGCACCGAAGGCTCTCGCTGCCGCTCTATGTGCTCGCCTTCTTCGCCATCGCCTGCGCCGCACTGGCGGAACCGCGCACCACGCGCGAGGGGCGCGGCCTGGCGCTGGCCGGCACCGCGCCGTTCATCATCTTTCTGCAGGTGGCGAGCTTCGGGCTGGTCAACCAGGTACGGGCCGAGCCCGCCCTGATCCCGGTGGTCTATCTCGTGCCGACGCTGTTCATCCTCGGGGCGATGGTCTCGCTGAGCGGGCGCTTCAAGCCGCGCATGCCGGAAGCGATGCGCATACGGATCGACCGCCTCGCCCAGCGCGTCGTGCGCGCGACCGTGAATTGA
- a CDS encoding LPS-assembly protein LptD, translated as MVAFGPATPARAQTTAAQPTAAQTSAQPSAAQPAGLAGGLITRQTDPNAKMLVTADQLVYDNNRNEVIAEGNVQIYYDGAVLEARRVVYDRTANRLRAEGGVRLKDKDGTVIAADNLDLSQDFSNGFVNSLRIDSAQDMHFVAARADRENGDTTVLTSGAYTPCEPCKDNPQKPPMWQVRAAKIIHKEKEQMIYFEDARLEFLGVPIAWVPYLEAPDPTVKRKSGFLIPQFMSTSEIGYGVSIPYFWNIAPNMDVTFSPLFVSKQGVMLDAEFRHRLETGTYSIRAAGIDQLDKDEFQGQPGYREQRGMIETHGRFNINENWYWGWDGWLMSDETFLQDYNLINATTREVTSQIYLVGQGDRSYFDLRAMYFTGLTSYDVEAQQPVIHPVLDYSKTLGESVFGGQFSYDINFTSLTRDEIDLRATSAAYAPLVPELYDGPTNQCDLTRVANAGANLRDACLMRGMVGSYSRLSGVVDWRRTFIDQAGQTWTPFFNMQLDVASVQAQTEDEPWLGTGGDTQLVRAMPAVGLEYRYPFIAVQNWGTQTIEPIAQVIIRPDETHIGQLPNEDAQSLIFDDTNLFEINKYSGYDRVEGGGRANVGIQYTANFNDGGQINALFGQSYQLFGTNSYANYDMANTGAESGLEDDVSDYVARLYYQPTANFSLINRFRFDNDDWSVERYEVEGRAVINKHLTVSALYGLYTAQPLLGYYEEREGILGTGTLKLNENWNLQAAARYNLNLDEIDFTLFGISYVDECFGIALSYRSDYTESGNRQRVDTVLVTFTLKTLGEAGFSSEVGSSGGSSSNSND; from the coding sequence TTGGTTGCCTTCGGCCCGGCGACGCCGGCGCGTGCCCAGACGACGGCGGCCCAGCCGACCGCGGCTCAGACATCGGCCCAGCCCTCCGCTGCCCAGCCGGCCGGCCTCGCCGGCGGCCTGATCACGCGCCAGACCGATCCGAACGCCAAGATGCTGGTGACGGCGGACCAGCTCGTCTACGACAACAACCGCAACGAGGTGATCGCCGAAGGCAATGTGCAGATCTATTACGACGGTGCCGTGCTGGAAGCGCGCCGCGTCGTCTATGATCGCACCGCCAACCGGCTGCGGGCGGAAGGCGGCGTGCGCCTGAAGGATAAGGACGGCACCGTCATCGCCGCCGACAATCTCGACCTGTCGCAGGACTTCAGCAACGGCTTCGTCAATTCGCTGCGCATCGATTCGGCGCAGGACATGCATTTTGTTGCCGCCCGCGCCGATCGCGAGAACGGCGACACCACCGTGCTGACGAGCGGCGCCTACACGCCTTGCGAACCCTGCAAGGACAACCCGCAGAAGCCGCCGATGTGGCAGGTGAGAGCGGCGAAGATCATCCATAAAGAAAAGGAGCAGATGATCTATTTCGAGGACGCCAGGCTCGAATTCCTGGGCGTTCCGATCGCGTGGGTGCCCTATCTTGAAGCTCCCGATCCGACGGTGAAGCGCAAGTCCGGCTTCCTCATTCCGCAGTTCATGAGCACGTCCGAGATCGGTTACGGGGTCAGCATCCCGTATTTCTGGAACATCGCGCCCAATATGGACGTGACGTTCTCGCCGCTCTTCGTCTCCAAGCAGGGCGTGATGCTCGACGCCGAGTTCCGGCACCGGCTGGAAACGGGCACCTACAGCATCCGCGCCGCCGGCATCGACCAGCTCGACAAGGACGAGTTCCAGGGCCAGCCCGGCTATCGCGAGCAGCGCGGCATGATCGAGACGCACGGCCGGTTCAACATCAACGAGAACTGGTACTGGGGTTGGGACGGCTGGCTGATGTCGGACGAGACCTTCCTCCAGGACTACAACCTGATCAATGCGACCACCCGCGAGGTGACCTCCCAGATCTATCTCGTCGGCCAGGGCGACCGCTCCTATTTCGATCTCCGGGCGATGTATTTCACCGGCCTGACCTCCTATGACGTGGAGGCGCAGCAGCCGGTCATCCATCCGGTGCTGGACTACAGCAAGACGCTCGGGGAATCGGTCTTTGGCGGCCAGTTCAGCTACGACATCAATTTCACCAGCCTGACCCGCGACGAGATCGACCTGCGGGCCACCTCGGCGGCCTACGCGCCGCTCGTGCCGGAGCTTTATGACGGCCCGACCAACCAGTGCGATCTCACCCGTGTCGCCAACGCCGGCGCGAACCTGCGCGACGCCTGCCTGATGCGCGGCATGGTCGGCAGCTATTCCCGCCTGTCCGGCGTGGTCGACTGGCGCCGCACCTTCATCGACCAGGCCGGCCAGACCTGGACGCCGTTCTTCAACATGCAACTCGACGTGGCCTCGGTGCAGGCCCAGACGGAAGACGAGCCCTGGCTCGGCACCGGCGGCGACACGCAGCTCGTGCGCGCCATGCCGGCCGTCGGCCTGGAGTACCGCTACCCCTTCATCGCGGTGCAGAACTGGGGCACTCAGACCATCGAGCCGATCGCCCAGGTCATCATCCGCCCGGACGAGACCCATATCGGCCAACTGCCCAACGAAGACGCGCAGAGCCTGATCTTCGACGACACGAACCTGTTCGAGATCAACAAATATTCGGGCTATGACCGCGTGGAAGGCGGCGGGCGCGCCAATGTGGGCATCCAGTACACCGCCAATTTCAATGATGGCGGGCAGATCAACGCCCTGTTCGGCCAGTCCTACCAGCTCTTCGGCACCAACTCCTACGCCAATTACGACATGGCGAATACGGGTGCCGAATCCGGTCTGGAGGACGACGTGTCCGACTATGTGGCCCGGCTTTACTACCAGCCGACGGCGAATTTCTCGCTCATCAACCGCTTCCGTTTCGACAATGACGACTGGTCGGTCGAGCGCTACGAGGTGGAAGGGCGGGCCGTCATCAACAAGCACCTCACGGTTTCGGCTCTCTACGGGCTCTACACCGCCCAGCCTCTGCTCGGTTATTATGAGGAACGCGAGGGCATTCTCGGCACAGGCACGCTCAAGCTGAACGAGAACTGGAACCTGCAGGCGGCAGCGCGCTACAACCTGAACCTCGACGAGATCGACTTCACCCTGTTCGGCATTTCCTATGTCGACGAATGCTTCGGCATCGCGCTCAGCTACCGCTCGGACTACACGGAAAGCGGCAATCGCCAGCGCGTCGACACGGTGCTGGTGACGTTCACGCTGAAGACGCTGGGCGAGGCGGGCTTCTCTTCCGAGGTCGGGTCGAGCGGCGGCAGCAGCAGCAACAGCAACGATTGA
- a CDS encoding porin: MKLKTVIKNVLLGSVAGLAMVGTAAAADLPVKVKAAEYVKICSTYGAGFYYIPGTDTCLKVGGYVTADTYYTKVERTVSAYEVGEGFFRYTGKPDGQFDFYSRAAVQLDARTQTEYGTLRSYIEARIEQGQNYGYGLTDDGTTSAVFSDTTRNRAVLKYGYIQFAGFTFGQATSAFDFWAGDGWYGIRPGNFYSDQSLNVIQYTADFGNGFSATIALEDGQAREDDYGFGDFTPFGGSFTTQGQQVPDIVANIAYEGTWGAFKISGAYHNIGDVYYVGLGGTGFISSADDSGWAALAGVRFDFAETTTLYVEGAYSKGAPGYLGLAGALPVVDYYGDGVAGWYVGGSLTHYWTPAVFTTLVGSYTASDDYAVDNINSIDFTGYNVGVNIGWKPVKGLTLVLQYDYLSAEYSGGNSYFGTSVTDTTEQNRVTFSAKRSF, encoded by the coding sequence ATGAAATTGAAGACGGTCATTAAGAATGTGCTGCTCGGCTCGGTTGCCGGGCTTGCGATGGTCGGGACTGCTGCGGCGGCCGATCTGCCTGTGAAGGTGAAGGCTGCGGAATATGTGAAGATCTGCTCCACCTACGGCGCGGGCTTCTACTACATCCCCGGCACCGATACCTGCCTGAAGGTCGGTGGCTATGTGACGGCCGACACCTACTACACCAAGGTCGAGCGCACTGTTAGCGCCTACGAAGTTGGCGAAGGCTTCTTCCGTTACACCGGCAAGCCGGATGGTCAGTTCGACTTCTACAGCCGCGCCGCTGTTCAGCTCGACGCTCGCACCCAGACCGAATACGGCACCCTGCGTTCCTACATCGAAGCTCGCATCGAGCAGGGCCAGAACTACGGCTACGGTCTGACCGACGACGGCACCACCTCGGCGGTCTTCTCGGACACCACGCGTAACCGCGCTGTCCTGAAGTACGGCTATATCCAGTTCGCGGGCTTCACCTTCGGTCAGGCCACTTCGGCCTTCGACTTCTGGGCTGGTGACGGCTGGTACGGCATCCGTCCGGGTAACTTCTACTCGGATCAGTCGCTCAACGTGATCCAGTACACCGCTGACTTCGGCAATGGCTTCTCGGCGACCATCGCCCTCGAAGACGGTCAGGCTCGCGAAGACGACTACGGCTTCGGCGATTTCACGCCGTTCGGTGGTTCGTTCACGACCCAGGGCCAGCAGGTTCCGGACATCGTCGCGAACATTGCCTATGAAGGCACCTGGGGTGCGTTCAAGATCTCCGGTGCTTACCACAACATCGGCGATGTTTACTATGTAGGCCTCGGTGGCACGGGCTTCATCTCGAGCGCCGACGACTCCGGCTGGGCCGCTCTCGCTGGTGTGCGCTTCGACTTCGCTGAGACCACCACCCTGTACGTCGAAGGCGCTTACTCCAAGGGCGCTCCGGGCTATCTCGGCCTCGCCGGCGCTCTCCCGGTTGTCGACTACTACGGTGACGGCGTCGCCGGCTGGTACGTCGGTGGTTCGCTGACCCACTACTGGACGCCCGCCGTCTTCACCACCCTGGTGGGTAGCTACACCGCTTCCGACGATTACGCGGTTGACAACATCAATAGCATCGACTTCACCGGCTACAACGTCGGCGTGAACATCGGTTGGAAGCCGGTCAAGGGCTTGACCCTCGTCCTGCAGTACGACTACCTGTCGGCCGAATACAGCGGTGGCAATTCCTACTTCGGCACCTCTGTGACCGACACCACCGAGCAGAACCGCGTCACCTTCTCGGCGAAGCGTTCTTTCTGA
- the ndk gene encoding nucleoside-diphosphate kinase, whose amino-acid sequence MALERTFSIIKPDATRRNLTGAVNALIEKAGLRIVAQKRILLTRAQAETFYGVHKERPFFGELVDFMISEPIVVQVLEGENAVAKYREVMGATNPANAAEGTIRKEFALSVGENSAHGSDSLENAQIEIAQFFSGNEIVG is encoded by the coding sequence ATGGCGCTCGAGCGCACTTTTTCCATCATCAAGCCCGACGCCACCCGTCGCAATCTCACCGGCGCGGTCAATGCGCTGATCGAGAAGGCGGGCCTGCGCATCGTCGCGCAGAAGCGCATCCTGCTCACCCGCGCCCAGGCCGAGACCTTCTACGGCGTCCACAAGGAGCGCCCCTTCTTCGGCGAGCTGGTGGACTTCATGATCTCCGAGCCGATCGTCGTGCAGGTGCTCGAAGGCGAGAACGCCGTCGCCAAGTACCGTGAAGTGATGGGCGCCACCAACCCGGCCAACGCGGCCGAGGGCACCATCCGCAAGGAATTCGCCCTCTCCGTCGGCGAGAACTCGGCCCATGGCTCCGACAGCCTGGAGAACGCGCAGATCGAGATCGCGCAGTTCTTCTCCGGCAACGAAATCGTCGGCTGA
- the lptG gene encoding LPS export ABC transporter permease LptG, with protein sequence MIGPTLGFYFGRRFITSVMGIFVGCASLIMLIDLLELSRRVGERDVDFTTLLLLVFYRMPFFTEQLLPFAVLFGAIGTFLTLSRRLELVVARAAGISAWQFIAPAALIALALGTFSTTVYNPVSAAFKDRASRLEAEIFNRQTGLFSAGRSGFWLRQQSVDGQAIIQAAATSNGGRELTGVNVFLFDDNDKLLERIEARRATLDPGAWRLENARVLTPAIGLQEYDVYMLATNLTPNQVQDSLQSETVPFWDLPAAIEAATRVGFGAERYRLQYQSLLARPALLLAMVLIAASVSLRVFRFGGIGQTILGGVAAGFLLYVFTKLAEDLGEAGIVHPVIAAWFPAVVGALMGVLILLHREDG encoded by the coding sequence ATGATCGGGCCGACGCTGGGCTTTTATTTCGGGCGGCGGTTCATCACCTCGGTGATGGGCATTTTTGTCGGCTGCGCCAGCCTGATCATGCTCATCGACCTGCTCGAACTCTCCCGCCGCGTCGGCGAGCGCGATGTCGATTTCACCACGCTGCTGCTGCTCGTGTTCTACCGCATGCCGTTCTTCACCGAGCAGCTCCTGCCGTTCGCCGTTCTGTTCGGGGCGATCGGCACCTTCCTCACCCTCTCGCGGCGGCTGGAGCTGGTGGTGGCGCGCGCGGCGGGCATTTCCGCGTGGCAGTTCATCGCCCCCGCCGCACTGATCGCCCTGGCGCTCGGCACGTTTTCCACAACCGTCTACAATCCGGTCTCGGCCGCTTTCAAGGATCGGGCCAGCCGGCTCGAGGCGGAGATCTTCAACCGTCAAACCGGGCTGTTCTCCGCCGGACGCAGCGGCTTCTGGCTGCGCCAGCAGAGCGTCGACGGACAGGCCATCATCCAGGCGGCGGCCACCTCCAATGGCGGGCGCGAACTGACCGGCGTCAACGTGTTCCTGTTCGACGACAACGACAAGCTGCTGGAGCGGATCGAGGCGCGCCGCGCCACTCTGGATCCCGGAGCCTGGCGGCTGGAAAATGCGCGCGTATTAACTCCCGCAATAGGTTTGCAGGAGTACGACGTGTACATGCTGGCCACCAATCTCACCCCCAATCAGGTACAGGATTCGCTTCAGAGCGAGACCGTGCCGTTCTGGGATCTGCCGGCCGCCATCGAGGCGGCCACGCGGGTGGGATTTGGCGCCGAGCGCTATCGGCTGCAGTATCAGAGCCTCCTCGCCCGACCCGCGCTATTGCTGGCGATGGTGCTCATCGCGGCATCGGTGAGCCTGCGCGTGTTCCGCTTCGGCGGCATCGGCCAGACGATTCTCGGTGGCGTCGCGGCCGGCTTTCTGCTTTATGTTTTCACCAAGCTCGCCGAGGACCTCGGTGAGGCCGGGATTGTGCATCCCGTTATAGCAGCGTGGTTTCCAGCGGTCGTAGGAGCATTGATGGGCGTTCTCATCCTGCTTCACCGGGAGGACGGATGA
- a CDS encoding ABC-F family ATP-binding cassette domain-containing protein — protein sequence MIILDDISLRIAGRLLIDHASVALPEGARIGLVGRNGTGKTTLFRAITGDLELESGEIRIPAAARIGQVAQEAPAGPEKLIDVVLAADTERARLLGEREQATDPARIAEIELRLVDIDAHAAPARAARILAGLGFDDAAQQRACSEFSGGWRMRVALAALLFAEPDLLLLDEPTNYLDLEGTLWLQDFLARYPRTVLIVSHDRELLNQSVGFILHLDQGKLTLWRGGYDSFERQRAEKQVVDQKARAKQEAKRKHMQAFVERFRAKATKAKQAQSRLKALARMAPIAEAASEQAAAISIRHPERIPSPPILTLDGVSAGYAPGKPVLRNLTLRVDHDDRIALLGPNGNGKSTFAKLISGRLAPLGGSIVRAAGLDIAYLAQHQLDELVANETVYDHVRRLMPEAPEAKVRSRAAEMGFSGATANTIIAALSGGEKARLLLGLAAFHGPHLLILDEPTNHLDIAARQALIEAINDFPGAVILISHDRTLLDASAERLWLVAEGTVRPYDGDLDEYQRLVVGRTASASRKEAAGSRADERRQAADRCSETAPLRKRIKDLEAAMAKLERSLSALDAKLADDTLYTRAPLEAQRLARERSAAAEALARAEEDWLEASAALDEAMAP from the coding sequence ATGATCATTCTCGACGATATCTCGCTGCGCATTGCCGGCCGGCTTCTCATCGACCACGCCTCCGTCGCGCTGCCGGAAGGCGCCCGGATTGGCCTTGTCGGCCGCAACGGCACCGGAAAAACCACGCTTTTCCGTGCGATTACCGGCGATCTCGAACTTGAGAGCGGCGAGATCCGCATCCCCGCCGCCGCCCGCATCGGCCAGGTGGCGCAGGAAGCCCCCGCCGGTCCGGAGAAACTGATCGACGTGGTGCTCGCCGCCGACACCGAGCGCGCCCGACTGCTCGGCGAGCGCGAACAGGCGACCGATCCCGCGCGCATCGCCGAGATCGAATTGCGCCTTGTCGACATCGACGCTCATGCCGCACCGGCGCGCGCCGCCCGCATTCTCGCCGGCCTCGGCTTTGACGACGCCGCGCAGCAGCGCGCCTGTTCCGAATTTTCCGGCGGCTGGCGCATGCGCGTGGCGCTCGCGGCCCTGCTCTTCGCCGAGCCGGACCTGCTGTTGCTGGACGAGCCGACCAACTATCTCGACCTCGAAGGAACCTTGTGGCTGCAGGACTTTCTCGCCCGCTATCCACGCACCGTGCTGATCGTCAGCCATGACCGCGAATTGCTGAACCAGTCGGTCGGCTTCATCCTGCATCTCGACCAGGGCAAGCTGACGCTTTGGCGCGGCGGGTATGATTCCTTCGAGCGCCAGCGCGCCGAGAAGCAGGTTGTCGACCAGAAGGCGCGGGCCAAGCAGGAAGCCAAGCGCAAGCATATGCAAGCCTTTGTCGAGCGCTTCCGCGCCAAGGCGACCAAGGCCAAGCAGGCGCAGTCGCGGCTGAAGGCGCTGGCCCGCATGGCGCCGATCGCGGAAGCCGCGAGCGAACAGGCGGCGGCAATCTCCATCCGCCATCCCGAGCGCATTCCCTCACCGCCGATCCTTACTTTGGACGGTGTCTCGGCCGGCTATGCGCCGGGCAAGCCGGTGCTGCGCAACCTTACCCTGCGCGTCGACCATGACGACCGCATTGCCCTGCTCGGACCGAACGGAAACGGTAAGTCCACATTCGCCAAGCTGATTTCCGGCCGGTTGGCACCGCTTGGCGGCAGCATCGTGCGCGCGGCCGGGCTCGACATCGCCTATCTCGCCCAGCACCAGCTCGACGAGCTGGTCGCGAATGAGACGGTCTACGACCATGTGCGCCGGCTGATGCCGGAGGCGCCGGAGGCCAAGGTGCGCTCGCGCGCGGCGGAAATGGGCTTTTCCGGCGCGACGGCCAATACGATCATCGCGGCGCTGTCGGGCGGCGAGAAGGCGCGGCTGCTGCTCGGCCTCGCCGCCTTTCATGGCCCGCATCTGCTGATCTTGGACGAGCCGACCAACCATCTCGACATCGCGGCGCGGCAGGCGCTGATCGAGGCGATCAACGATTTTCCCGGCGCCGTCATCCTCATCAGCCACGACCGCACCCTCCTCGACGCCTCCGCCGAGCGATTGTGGCTGGTGGCGGAGGGGACGGTGCGCCCCTATGACGGCGATCTCGACGAATATCAGCGGCTCGTCGTCGGCCGCACCGCCTCCGCGTCGCGCAAGGAGGCGGCGGGCAGCCGCGCCGACGAACGGCGGCAGGCGGCGGATCGGTGCAGCGAGACGGCGCCGCTGCGCAAGCGGATCAAGGATCTCGAGGCGGCGATGGCGAAGCTGGAACGCAGCCTCAGCGCGCTCGACGCCAAGCTGGCCGACGACACGCTGTATACGCGCGCGCCGCTGGAGGCGCAGCGTTTGGCACGTGAGCGCAGCGCGGCGGCGGAAGCGCTGGCGAGGGCGGAAGAAGACTGGCTCGAAGCCTCGGCCGCGCTTGACGAGGCCATGGCCCCCTAA
- a CDS encoding DinB family protein, giving the protein MSTFPAPGLGLETLVTERYRGFAAYNEWANARLYAAAGRLSEAQYRADGGAFFGSVHGTLNHLLVADRLWLRRLTGNGPEPAALDAILFETLDELAQARIAEDARLTAYIAGLDAATLAADHSYANVAGTRFTQTLATILDHVFNHQTHHRGQVHCLVSGLLGKDAAPSLDLIAFQRESGVSRQG; this is encoded by the coding sequence ATGTCGACTTTTCCCGCCCCCGGGCTCGGCCTGGAAACGCTTGTCACCGAGCGCTATCGCGGCTTCGCCGCCTATAATGAATGGGCCAATGCCCGCCTCTACGCAGCCGCCGGCCGGCTGAGCGAGGCGCAGTACCGGGCCGATGGCGGCGCGTTTTTCGGCTCGGTGCATGGCACGCTCAACCACCTGCTCGTCGCCGACCGCCTCTGGCTCCGCCGCCTCACCGGCAATGGTCCGGAGCCGGCGGCGCTGGACGCTATCCTGTTCGAAACATTAGACGAATTGGCGCAGGCCCGCATCGCCGAGGATGCCCGGCTCACCGCCTATATCGCCGGACTCGACGCCGCGACACTGGCTGCCGACCACAGCTACGCCAATGTCGCCGGCACCCGCTTCACCCAGACGCTGGCGACGATTCTCGACCATGTGTTCAACCACCAGACCCATCACCGCGGCCAGGTTCACTGCCTCGTCAGCGGCCTGCTGGGCAAGGACGCCGCGCCCTCGCTCGACCTCATCGCCTTCCAGCGCGAAAGCGGCGTGTCCCGGCAGGGCTGA
- a CDS encoding DNA polymerase III subunit chi has protein sequence MSDVLFYHLQNRPLDAALPQLLEKCLERGWRCAVQATSTERIEALDALLWTYDDAAFLPHGTDRQGEPARQPILLTTDESNLNGAVVRFLIDGALIPDTGRYQRVIHLFDGNDSEAVEPVRQAWRAAKAEGHDVTYWQQDENGRWQRR, from the coding sequence TTGAGCGACGTGCTCTTCTATCACCTGCAGAACCGGCCGCTCGACGCCGCCTTGCCCCAGCTTCTGGAGAAGTGCCTGGAGCGGGGCTGGCGCTGCGCGGTGCAAGCGACGTCCACGGAGCGCATCGAGGCGCTGGACGCGCTGCTGTGGACCTATGACGACGCGGCCTTCCTGCCGCACGGCACCGACCGCCAGGGCGAGCCGGCCCGGCAGCCCATTCTGCTCACCACAGACGAATCGAATCTCAACGGCGCTGTGGTGCGCTTTCTCATTGATGGCGCGCTGATTCCCGACACGGGCCGCTATCAGCGGGTGATCCATCTCTTTGACGGCAACGATTCCGAAGCCGTCGAACCTGTTCGCCAGGCGTGGCGCGCGGCGAAGGCCGAAGGTCACGACGTGACCTACTGGCAGCAGGACGAGAACGGGCGCTGGCAGCGCCGCTGA